The Arabidopsis thaliana chromosome 5, partial sequence genomic interval tttcttcttcttcttcttctctttttaccattttttcagtttctggCTGTTCCCAGtccactctctctcttctctctttctttctctaccTTTTGACTCCATGCCGGTCTCCGGTGAAATTTTCAACGGGTAATAATTTCCGGGGATTGACCCGAGACAACAAGATCTAAATCTATCTACCCATTGGAGTTTTCTTAGGTAAGCTTGGAGATTATTAGTCTTCGTTTTTTATTGCATGGTTTATTCATTCGCTTATGTTTGTATGATCCTGCTTTTTGGATCTGTGCGCATTTTCCAATTTCAGAATTTTTGATAAGGATCTTTGGGGTTTATGGTATCAGATTCGGATCTACTTTCTCTTGTTCATAATCATATGGTAGATTTGACTTTGGCTTCGGATTTGAGGATCGATCTCATGTTTAATCTGAAATGATTTCTATTTcgatcggagaagaagaaagaaaggaacgattttttgtgacatttatttctgttttttgattggttaaaaGTTTTCCAGATTCTGACATCgattttagtatttattaCAGATTCTTAATTTGGGTTTTGCATCGGAGCTACAAGATTATCATTCATCTTTGGAAACTCATTGGTTTGGGTAAATGAAAGATTTGATGATCATGTTCTTCTTatattgttttgattgattgaagATTCGATGGATAAGATAATAAAGAGATGGAGATTGTTTTGGAGCAACGGTCGAAATCAGTGTCCAGATACTGGGACAAGAGTTGCCCAATTAAGAAAGACTTGTCTTTGATActtacagaagaagaagaagaagagtcttgacaaaatttgttgtttgtattGAAATAGTTGTTTTTGTGTTGTGGTTGGATTCTTTGTATTATACATTAATGGCTGCGGAAGAGCATTCgaataagagaagagaagtctctgcttctgcttctgcttctgcttctgcttctgtAGTTGTGAATTTGAGGGTAGGAGAGGAGGATAACGATGGTCATCGCCTCAGGTTGGGATCTAGTGACTCAGTTCTCCCTGGTCTTATCGATGACGTTGCTCTTAACTGTCTTGCTTGGGTTCCAAGGTCAGATTATCCTTCCTTGTCATGTGTAAACAAGAAGTACAATAAGTTGATCAACAGTGGTCATTTGTTTGCTTTGAGAAAGGAATTGGGGATAGTGGAGTATCTTGTTTTCATGGTTTGTGATCCGAGAGGTTGGTTGATGTTTTCTCctatgaaaaagaaatggatGGTGTTACCTAAAATGCCCTGTGACGAGTGCTTCAACCACGCGGATAAAGAGTCTTTGGCTGTAGATGACGAGCTTTTGGTCTTCGGGAGAGAGTTGTTTCAGTTTGCGATTTGGAAATACAGTTTGAGGTCTCGGTGTTGGGTCAAATGCGAAGGAATGCATCGTCCTCGCTGCTTGTTTGCATCGGGAAGCCTCGGTGGGATTGCTATAGTTGCGGGAGGAACTGATATGAATGGGAATATACTAGCATCAGCTGAGCTTTATGATTCTTCGTCAGGGAGATGGGAGATGCTTCCCAATATGCATTCACCTCGAAGACTATGCTCGGGTTTTTTCATGGATGGTAAGTTTTATGTGATTGGAGGCATGTCGAGCCCTAATGTATCAGTCACTTTTGGAGAGGAGTTTGATCTTGAGACAAGGAAATGGAGGAAGATAGAAGGAATGTATCCGAATGTGAACCGAGCAGCACAGGCTCCACCACTTGTTGTAGTGGTTAACAACGAGCTATTCACGCTTGAGTACTCAACCAATATGGTTAAGAAGTATGATAAGGTGAAGAACAAATGGGAAGTGATGGGAAGGTTACCGCCGATGGTGGACTCGTCAAACGGTTGGGGACTGGCGTTTAAACCGTGCGGGGATCAATTGTTGGTGTTTTGTGGGCAACGAGGTCCTCATGGCGAGGGCATTGTGGTGAATTCTTGGTGTCCGAAATCGGGAGCTAAAGATGGAAACTTGGATTGGAAAGTGCTTGGAGTTAAAGAGAATGTTGGTGTGTTTGTGTATAACTGCGCAGTGATGGGTTGCTAAAATGGAAACCTTCTTTGTTgttggtcttcttcttctctattgactggtcttttgtttttgctattGGGATTATAATGCTTGTTGTGTTTGTTCTGCGTTTAATTTTTGTGGtatattggaaaaaaatgaagagaaaattCATTTACTATGCAAGATGTTTGCACAATTTTTACTTTAAAGTTCCTCATTTACTTgaatgaaaagagaagaattgTATTGTTGTGAATAGTGAAAATACTAAATGTGCGTTTTTGTAGTtgtgaaaagtgaaaactagTTTTAAGTCATTTTCGTAAGTGAAAGCAATAGGAGGAGGGCTTTAAAGGAGGTTCAAGATCCTATGACTAATCTTGGTCCTACACGACCCAAAGCCGGAGGAAGAGGAGACTATGAATTAGGAATTTATGATCATTTGGTGGTATTttacaacaaaatcataaatttgtttttgagaatttaATGCAgtcaagatttttttattagaaacaGTCTCGATCTATTTCAAATAGTAGGTATTACAAAATAGTCTGAAATTTCAGTGAGCTGATAAAGTATTCATGTGATCCTTATTTTTGCAGTCATCACTCATCAGTACACATTTGGAATCTTGGTTTAAGTGCAATGTGGTACAAGGAGTACTTCAGAAATCgtgatttttagtttgttttctttgaaaagTGATATCtatgtaaaaaaattgttaaacgACAAAAGGAAACATAATGTACTTGTTCAGTTATTAGGCCTCTCAAGTCAACTACTACACCTACAAAAATATTGTAgctattcatatttttagaGCCCATTATTAAAAACGGGCTCTTTTGATCGGATATGGACTTAAAAACTCGACAGGTATACTAGAAGACACAAGTAGAGATGGCTTGTGACTTTGTAAGctatctaaaaaaaaagaggataaTGACGCGTCGGATCTGATGGATTAGATTTTCGCGTTTACACATAGCTTGTAAGTATTTACAAATTTCCAATTTGGTCATGTAGTCCCAAAGGGACCAACCTAGTATTTGCAATTTTGCATGCGTGAAAGTTACCATCAAATATTATCTAGTGTCGTGAAAATCTATGAAACATATCCACTATATTTATGGAAATCTGTAGTAGATTGTTTaattttcatgtgtttttattttttcttaaaaaaatgcTTTAGAGCTGATGGAAACtatcacaaaacaataacTCATCCTATCTTAAAAAGTCTAAGCACTAAAATGCTACTGTAATAATTATGGATAGTGCGATAATGTTTAATAAACGATCATGTGACATACTCTTCATTCTTCAAGAATGTAGTATAATTTAAGATTTTCCAAAACCCACTTAGGTCATTGTTAATGTGCGTAGGCATTTAAGTCTACTTATTCTAAAGAATCTTCTAGTTGATTCTTTCTCCCTAACAATGTGGGTCTTCGAGCTTGGCCTCTCATGTATGGGTAAGTCGTACATAAGTGCAACACACACACTTTATTTTGTATGGGTAAATTCATGATTCATGTACCTGCCATAAGTGCAAAACTGTGTATGATTTAAGCCCTACATTACCAGGAGGTGGCTTAAGTCAATATATGTATCATATAGGATTATGTGTGATTTGACATAATAGCATTTCAGAGAAATCTtaacataatatatacatgattTGGTtctaaacttataaattataaGACATGCTAAAAGAAGCTTATTATGGTACATTTAAACATAATCCTATAACCACAACAAAAAAGGATAATAATGAACCTACAATGATGTAGAGCGAGCGAGATTGCCTACCAATATGCTTTTGCTTTGCCCATTTGTGTCGGCAAATTCTGGTTGGTTTGGATCACTTTGGTATGATGCTACTTTCACGTAATCAGTAGGTTTGGCCATTCAGATATAAAAACATCCATATCTGAATACTTGATTTagttcatttttcttttcatgcaTAGCCGGAAATATATCGTTAATAGATTTTTTGTAAACTAAATAGAAATTTGTTTCTACAgtgataaaataaattttctttaagcttcatgaaattttcaaaaaattattcaatattttagATGTTGTACGCTTGCTACTGTAGAGTATTATTTTGTGTCCATAACTATTttaacaatattataaatgaGTGAGAATACGAATGGAGAGAAACGAAAATCTTCAATAGATAAAGATTGGCTGGTTTTGAATTCTAGTCAAAAATTAGCTTTATTGCTGAGTGATTACTCCTACAATGGTTTTAAAAGCAGAGATTCTTCGTAAGAAGCAAAATATGTAAACGAAAGTCACTTTTATTTTGGGCATCGTTCTAAAGccaaattcaaataaaatatcgACATTTCTCCTTCCTTTGAAATCAGCATTTACAAAAACGTTTgtagaaacacacaaaacatgactaattttgttttcaaaggCTATATATGTTTGTGGCTATTCATTATCAAAGATATATAAGCGGTCACCAAAAGAATTTTGCAGGTCGAAATGTACTTCATATATCATAAATGATTAAAAGTGATAACTAATCATTTTTACTAGCCTGAATTGAAGATTATTGCAAGAAAACTTTTTGTGCAAGGGAATACTAAATTTGgtaatcttttttatatataataaattaactcgccgttaaaataaaaataaaaaataactcaGTAAATTTGTATTAGAGAGAGCTATTTCAGCTTGGAGTATATATTGACATGGattaatgaaaacaaaagggtAAAAGAATTGTCAAACGACAGCATATTTATCATTCAAGTACTCATCGTATAGAATAATTATATAACGTATTATCTGCGCCACCTAACTAAGCACAAACTTCACGCATGATCGTGATGTATGAAAATTCCGATCTCTAAGTACTAATTAACATCAAACAAGCTTTTGTTAAACCTAATGCATCACTAGCAACTTTAATGttataaatatcataatttcTTACATAAAATACTAATATGATTCATGCCAAAAGTTATCTAATTCATATATCATGCGCTTggaataatataaatattttcacaaCACACTTTCGTGATTGTTACGAACATAGATCAAACAGAAAATTcaacatcaaacaaagaaagaatattgaccaaagaaaattgagtatttttggaaaataaatttggtagGAAGATAAGTGGGTGAACAAAAATGAAGTAGATATAAATTACAAAGTGATTTAACAATGACATAAATGAAGTAATATCACTAAGAATGTTTTtgcaatattaaaaaaaaaaactttggatATTATAGGAATTAGGTTAATCCGCCTAATAAATGTTTGGTCCAAGTCCAACTAATCCAAAACTATGTTAAAttgtaatttaaatttgatacaTCAAAACctgtttttggaaattaacCTTTTTCGTCAaaacaagtttctttttggaaaCCGTTACACGGTTCTGGTGATTAATAGACATGGGAACTAGAATCCAAAATGCAGGTGTTACATCAAACTTAAGTGATAtcaaaaaaagcaaatttcaaaaagagaagaaaaccacTAAATCACTATGATAGTACACATGTCACACATTCACAACTATgtccaaaatataaattacataatttCGTTCATCTTATCAAATTCTGCCGCGCCGCATCATATAACACGCAGCATACACTATAGTGCCTTTTCCCAAAAACATACTATAGTTTATTTATAACTAGATTACATTTGATAATTTGTGATAAATATTGTGTCAAATTGGTAGGATTATGTTAATGATATTGCTTAGTAGAAAACAGTTGTATCTTTTTAGCCTTTTAGgcaagaagatgatgaaaatatgAGAGAATTGAGCGGTAGGCCCATCTCTCTTCTGTTCATAAATGAGAATCATGCTTTactctctctccctttttctcattcttcttcttcttccccatttACAGCCCAATTCCACtatcttcctcatcatcataaattcataatacTATTGCACTAATCTCGAGAAGATAAAGAGACAACAAACacctctctatctctctctttcttttttctttcttccgtttcaaagtttcttccttttgggCGGGTTTTAAGGAAATTTTggaatttctctctttttggagacgtttctttaatttctggGCTTCTTCTAGttgtgggttttgttttctacttgtAGCTACTGTGTCACGCTTTTCTCTAGCGAATACTTTGATGCTTCTTCATGACTCTTTAACAAGATTATTCTGAGCTTTTCCTCTGGCCTTCTAATTATTAAAGTCTTCCTTTTTATCTATTGTTAAGGTTTGGCTTCGTTGTCTCTTCCTCTTACCTCTGCTTTTTGGTTCAgagtatttgaattttgggGAATATTAAAAATTGCCTGATACTGAAATCAATCTCTTGCTGTCTAGTGATGGCTACTGAAGAGAAGCCTCTTAATTCTCTTGATTTAAGCCATGATGATTCTTCCCCTGCTTCAAATCAGGtacatataacaaaatttatgtatGTTTATGCAAAGTATTGATCTATGGTTTCAAAGATTTGAACTTCGAATGAATTAGATGCGTCTCTTGAATGGAATTGAAAATATTAGAGTTTTTGTTGTGCTACTTACTTGCCAAAAATTGCTTGTCATGTTTGGAAAAATTCAGGCTTTTGGAACCTAAATCTCTGATTAGTGTTGTTAGTTTCATCCAAGGGATTACTTTTCTTAAGGAATTGAGGTGTTGTTTGAATTCTCATAGAACTCTTTTGTTACTTTTCCTCTTTGTTCTTGATGAGAAGGCTGAAGGATCATCTGCTATAACTGAAGACACTTCTGCGAATGTTCAACAATGGAGGCGAAAGAATCTCTCTTTACAGATACCCTCTAGAGCAGCTGGTCTCTCTCCTGAAGATTCGGTTGTTATCAAAATGCCTCCAACGCCTAGTCCAACTCCAAGAAGAGTCAACTTTGCTTTGACTTCGAGTTCTCCAGGTCCTACtcctacttcttcttctgttcttccTCGTGGCAAATCGTCCCTGAAGAATCTATTGCCAAAAGCTGGGTGTAAACCAAAAACCTCTAACACTGATATCGAGAAGGGACAAGGGAATGCCTGTTCTCCTCCTGCATCGCAGGAGAAGGCTTCGATATCGAGGTCATTATCACTTTCAAAGCTATTTACACCTAGGATCAAGAGAACTTCGTCCCTACCTGTGACTCCTGTTATTCTTTCAAACTCAGAGTCAGCTCACGGAGGAACCAGTGTTGCTCCTCAAACTCCAAACGTAAGCTTTCTCTTGTATCATTTCAGAGAACCTTATGATTGTTTAGGTACTTATACTTGGCATTGCAGAGAAAAGGGAGTGTACACATAGCTCGCTCTCGCTCTGTGCCCCTTAACGACAAGGAATTAAGCCTGAAGGGAATGGATTCATTTTTCAGAGTAATTCCTTCGACTCCTCGTGTTAAGGAAGGAGACGTTTTCTCAAATGCATCAGAGGCTGGTAATACTGGTAAGTTCATATTTCAATCGGTTttatggtttctttttttccgagatatttatttttactggACACGACAAATCTATCTTAATGTATTGTACAGAAACAGGTGATGCTGATGGAGAAGACATACCTGAGGATGAAGCAGTTTGTAGGATTTGTTTGGTAGAGCTCTGTGAAGGAGGAGAAACCTTAAAAATGGAGTGTAGTTGCAAAGGCGAACTTGCTCTTGCCCACAAAGATTGTGCTCTTAAATGGTTCACCATAAAGGGTAACAAGACTTGTGAGGTGTGTAAACAAGAAGTTAAGAACTTACCTGTAACACTCTTACGCATCCAAAGCCTTCGAAATTCTGGTGTTCCTCAGCTAGATGTCTCTGGCTATAGGTAAAAATACTCTTCATTTCACATTCTTGTACAAATTTTCTGCAAGATTTGAACCTCAGAGAGTATTCAAACTTTCTTTTGGTTAAATAGTAAACTTCACCTAAATCTCTGTATAATTTCCCGACAGGGTGTGGCAGGAGGTACCGGTTCTAGTAATCATCAGCATGCTCGCTTACTTCTGCTTCCTCGAGCAGCTCCTGGTAATCCGTCTCTACTGTTTATAACAACAACCAGCATCCGGATTTAGACATACATATACAGACTATAACAGTAAGTTCCATTTGTAGGTTGAGAATATGGGTACAGGTGCCATCGCTATATCACTGCCGTTTTCTTGTATTCTTGGTCTTCTTGCATCCATGACCGCATCAACCATGGGTAGGTCGTCTTTTAGAAAATACTCTTTGCAATGTGCTCCTCCACTCTGACCCGTTTTCAGTTCTGGAATATTCCTATGCAGTAATGAGAAGATTTGTCTGGATTTACGCATCTGTCCAGTTTGCGTTGGTCGTTCTCTTCGCCCATATATTTTACTCTGTGGTTAGTGCTCTTCAACGcatctttttttccttcccTTGTGAGACACATATTGGTTAGACGTTGTGAGcttttggttaaattttaGCAACAAAACGTTGTGAGACATAGAAATGCAACCTTTATCATATGATAGTCtataaaatcaacatttttgttgCTAAAATTCGATCTCTCGGTGGTAACAGGTGAAGTTGCAACCAGTTCTGTCAGTTCTTCTGTCAACATTTGCTGGATTTGGTGTATGCATATGCGGAAGTTCAGTGATGGTTGAGTTTGTGAGATGGAGACGAAGATGGCGAGCCAGAAGGCTAGAGCAACAGCTGAACCATGCTTTGACTCTGTCACAACCGCCGCAACCACTGGATCCAACAACCTCTCTGCATCATTCAAATACCTCATAGAGAGCC includes:
- a CDS encoding Galactose oxidase/kelch repeat superfamily protein (Galactose oxidase/kelch repeat superfamily protein; CONTAINS InterPro DOMAIN/s: Galactose oxidase/kelch, beta-propeller (InterPro:IPR011043), Kelch repeat type 1 (InterPro:IPR006652), Kelch related (InterPro:IPR013089), Kelch-type beta propeller (InterPro:IPR015915); BEST Arabidopsis thaliana protein match is: Galactose oxidase/kelch repeat superfamily protein (TAIR:AT1G26930.1); Has 1807 Blast hits to 1807 proteins in 277 species: Archae - 0; Bacteria - 0; Metazoa - 736; Fungi - 347; Plants - 385; Viruses - 0; Other Eukaryotes - 339 (source: NCBI BLink).); amino-acid sequence: MAAEEHSNKRREVSASASASASASVVVNLRVGEEDNDGHRLRLGSSDSVLPGLIDDVALNCLAWVPRSDYPSLSCVNKKYNKLINSGHLFALRKELGIVEYLVFMVCDPRGWLMFSPMKKKWMVLPKMPCDECFNHADKESLAVDDELLVFGRELFQFAIWKYSLRSRCWVKCEGMHRPRCLFASGSLGGIAIVAGGTDMNGNILASAELYDSSSGRWEMLPNMHSPRRLCSGFFMDGKFYVIGGMSSPNVSVTFGEEFDLETRKWRKIEGMYPNVNRAAQAPPLVVVVNNELFTLEYSTNMVKKYDKVKNKWEVMGRLPPMVDSSNGWGLAFKPCGDQLLVFCGQRGPHGEGIVVNSWCPKSGAKDGNLDWKVLGVKENVGVFVYNCAVMGC
- a CDS encoding RING/U-box superfamily protein (RING/U-box superfamily protein; FUNCTIONS IN: zinc ion binding; INVOLVED IN: biological_process unknown; LOCATED IN: cellular_component unknown; CONTAINS InterPro DOMAIN/s: Zinc finger, C3HC4 RING-type (InterPro:IPR018957), Zinc finger, RING-CH-type (InterPro:IPR011016); BEST Arabidopsis thaliana protein match is: RING/U-box superfamily protein (TAIR:AT3G09760.1); Has 1587 Blast hits to 1239 proteins in 158 species: Archae - 0; Bacteria - 10; Metazoa - 421; Fungi - 112; Plants - 632; Viruses - 18; Other Eukaryotes - 394 (source: NCBI BLink).) translates to MATEEKPLNSLDLSHDDSSPASNQAEGSSAITEDTSANVQQWRRKNLSLQIPSRAAGLSPEDSVVIKMPPTPSPTPRRVNFALTSSSPGPTPTSSSVLPRGKSSLKNLLPKAGCKPKTSNTDIEKGQGNACSPPASQEKASISRSLSLSKLFTPRIKRTSSLPVTPVILSNSESAHGGTSVAPQTPNRKGSVHIARSRSVPLNDKELSLKGMDSFFRVIPSTPRVKEGDVFSNASEAGNTETGDADGEDIPEDEAVCRICLVELCEGGETLKMECSCKGELALAHKDCALKWFTIKGNKTCEVCKQEVKNLPVTLLRIQSLRNSGVPQLDVSGYRVWQEVPVLVIISMLAYFCFLEQLLVENMGTGAIAISLPFSCILGLLASMTASTMVMRRFVWIYASVQFALVVLFAHIFYSVVKLQPVLSVLLSTFAGFGVCICGSSVMVEFVRWRRRWRARRLEQQLNHALTLSQPPQPLDPTTSLHHSNTS
- a CDS encoding RING/U-box superfamily protein (RING/U-box superfamily protein; FUNCTIONS IN: zinc ion binding; INVOLVED IN: biological_process unknown; LOCATED IN: cellular_component unknown; CONTAINS InterPro DOMAIN/s: Zinc finger, C3HC4 RING-type (InterPro:IPR018957), Zinc finger, RING-CH-type (InterPro:IPR011016); BEST Arabidopsis thaliana protein match is: RING/U-box superfamily protein (TAIR:AT3G09760.1); Has 1580 Blast hits to 1234 proteins in 158 species: Archae - 0; Bacteria - 10; Metazoa - 420; Fungi - 112; Plants - 626; Viruses - 18; Other Eukaryotes - 394 (source: NCBI BLink).); amino-acid sequence: MATEEKPLNSLDLSHDDSSPASNQAEGSSAITEDTSANVQQWRRKNLSLQIPSRAAGLSPEDSVVIKMPPTPSPTPRRVNFALTSSSPGPTPTSSSVLPRGKSSLKNLLPKAGCKPKTSNTDIEKGQGNACSPPASQEKASISRSLSLSKLFTPRIKRTSSLPVTPVILSNSESAHGGTSVAPQTPNRKGSVHIARSRSVPLNDKELSLKGMDSFFRVIPSTPRVKEGDVFSNASEAGNTETGDADGEDIPEDEAVCRICLVELCEGGETLKMECSCKGELALAHKDCALKWFTIKGNKTCEVCKQEVKNLPVTLLRIQSLRNSGVPQLDVSGYRVWQEVPVLVIISMLAYFCFLEQLLVENMGTGAIAISLPFSCILGLLASMTASTMVLEYSYAVMRRFVWIYASVQFALVVLFAHIFYSVVKLQPVLSVLLSTFAGFGVCICGSSVMVEFVRWRRRWRARRLEQQLNHALTLSQPPQPLDPTTSLHHSNTS